The proteins below come from a single Oscillospiraceae bacterium genomic window:
- a CDS encoding SUMF1/EgtB/PvdO family nonheme iron enzyme has translation MADNFDLMATALKAVCPNNEILLDNAGKPSVMVRIPKMTYAQLGMGESTALFPAFIINGQEVDEIYISKYLNIVQNGRAYSLPGVDPAASMNFDQARSYCEAKGDGWHCMTRMEWGLLMRICEMQGFIPLGNNNYGKHSSEQFYKAIKTYDDSGKTGRTATGTGPLTWYHDNSPSGIADLVGDVWEWAGGVRTVYGELQVMANNNGADAANSQGTSSTKWMAISADDGSYIAPDGSGTTANSVKLDIVSGHIQWSKTITTRNKDSDWPSCSFAAITCDSTISDAAKLVLQCLGMLPYKATDLCAKAGHQCWFRNLDAERAFFSGGSWISSSYGLASFNGRNPRSASGAYFGFRAAFVKLPTA, from the coding sequence ATGGCTGATAATTTTGACCTGATGGCAACCGCACTGAAAGCGGTCTGCCCGAACAATGAGATCCTGCTGGACAACGCCGGCAAGCCCAGCGTTATGGTCCGCATCCCGAAGATGACCTATGCCCAGCTGGGTATGGGCGAATCCACCGCACTGTTCCCGGCGTTTATCATCAACGGGCAGGAAGTGGACGAAATCTACATCTCCAAGTATCTGAACATCGTGCAGAATGGCCGTGCGTACAGTCTGCCCGGCGTTGACCCTGCCGCAAGCATGAACTTTGACCAGGCCCGCAGCTACTGCGAGGCAAAAGGTGACGGCTGGCACTGCATGACCCGCATGGAGTGGGGTCTGCTGATGCGCATCTGCGAGATGCAGGGCTTTATCCCGCTGGGCAACAACAACTACGGCAAGCACAGTTCGGAGCAGTTCTACAAGGCTATCAAGACCTATGACGACAGCGGCAAGACCGGACGCACCGCTACCGGCACCGGACCGCTGACTTGGTACCACGACAACAGCCCCAGCGGTATTGCTGACCTTGTCGGCGATGTGTGGGAGTGGGCCGGTGGTGTCCGCACTGTGTACGGCGAGCTGCAGGTCATGGCCAACAACAATGGCGCAGACGCTGCCAACTCGCAAGGCACCAGCAGCACCAAGTGGATGGCTATCAGCGCTGATGACGGCAGCTACATCGCCCCGGACGGCAGCGGCACTACAGCCAACTCCGTCAAGCTGGACATCGTCAGCGGGCACATCCAGTGGTCCAAGACCATTACCACCCGCAACAAAGATTCCGACTGGCCGAGCTGCAGCTTTGCTGCTATCACCTGTGACAGCACGATCAGTGATGCCGCCAAGCTGGTATTGCAGTGCCTTGGTATGCTGCCGTACAAGGCCACAGATTTGTGCGCTAAGGCGGGTCACCAGTGCTGGTTCCGCAACCTCGATGCCGAGCGCGCTTTCTTTTCGGGCGGCTCCTGGATCAGCTCTTCCTATGGCTTGGCTTCGTTCAACGGCCGCAACCCGCGCTCGGCTTCGGGGGCGTACTTTGGCTTCCGCGCCGCTTTTGTAAAACTGCCCACTGCGTAA
- a CDS encoding phage tail protein I, whose translation MKMSNTPTAEEFLRALPPVLRNDRRMIALGQVVAEELSDRMSEIEKAAIYPRIDELDEALLDILAYDFKVDWYGYDYPLETKRALLKSSFYIHRHLGTKGAVEAAIQSVYPKSIVEEWFDYVEGGNPYTFRIVLDASTPAVPVNNTDLLRAVNLYKSLRSHLDGIMFRSTHRFEIRTGCGWCVYTARLCGTYPVQAREGAIYNFPVVVETEHGGEAYTMPLTGQPTAGTFPAPAVQGVIAGENVAVATAEDGQTYTSPMTGYATVGTHPAAAVQGSILDGVLMTDTASGSAGFEATPCGLEPGSLF comes from the coding sequence ATGAAGATGAGTAATACCCCCACCGCCGAGGAGTTCCTGCGGGCGCTGCCGCCCGTACTGCGCAATGACAGGCGCATGATAGCGCTGGGGCAGGTTGTGGCTGAAGAACTTTCGGACCGCATGAGCGAGATCGAGAAAGCGGCCATCTATCCCCGCATTGACGAACTGGATGAAGCACTGCTGGACATACTGGCCTACGATTTCAAGGTGGACTGGTACGGCTATGACTACCCGCTGGAAACGAAGCGGGCACTGCTGAAATCCAGCTTCTATATCCACCGTCACCTTGGCACCAAGGGCGCTGTTGAGGCGGCCATTCAATCGGTGTACCCCAAGAGCATCGTGGAAGAATGGTTCGACTATGTGGAGGGCGGCAACCCCTACACATTCCGCATTGTACTGGACGCATCGACCCCCGCCGTGCCGGTGAACAACACAGACCTTTTGCGGGCGGTAAACCTGTACAAAAGTCTGCGCAGCCATCTGGACGGCATCATGTTCCGCAGCACACACCGTTTCGAGATCCGCACAGGCTGCGGATGGTGCGTGTACACGGCCCGCCTGTGCGGTACCTATCCGGTGCAGGCCAGGGAGGGAGCTATCTACAATTTCCCTGTAGTGGTGGAGACCGAGCACGGCGGCGAGGCGTACACCATGCCGCTGACAGGCCAGCCGACTGCCGGCACATTCCCGGCTCCTGCCGTGCAGGGCGTTATCGCCGGGGAAAATGTGGCCGTTGCCACAGCCGAAGATGGACAGACCTATACAAGCCCAATGACGGGCTATGCCACGGTGGGTACACACCCCGCTGCGGCAGTGCAGGGGTCTATCCTTGACGGCGTACTTATGACCGACACAGCCAGCGGGAGCGCGGGCTTCGAGGCTACCCCCTGCGGGCTGGAGCCGGGATCACTTTTTTAG
- a CDS encoding baseplate J/gp47 family protein: MSRNPLYQFVDTDTTKLEAALVDAYEAIVGHSAQPSSPERIFIAWVASIILQERVYLNHAGNQNIPSRAEGANLDALGELFYQHTRPAATSSTVTMRFNISEAQTSAVLIPKGTRVSNGQNMFWATVEDRYIAAGQTHGDVTAECMTAGTAGNGYLAGQIATIVDVFDYYTSCTNLTESGGGSDAPTDDEFYEQLRQSEDNYSTAGPKGGYIAKAKAVSNDIADVLPNSPTPGEVRIYVLMEDGTIAGQEVKNAVLAACNADETRPLTDHVLVEDPETVEYDIDTTYYLNRGGPSAADVQSEVNAAVDAYVKWQAGKLGRDINPSELTHRMMVNGVKRVVIRSPVYTELRSGNVATDASGRVALADLTDTVPQVGKLRGRTVTSGGYEDE; encoded by the coding sequence ATGAGTAGAAACCCCTTGTATCAGTTCGTGGACACCGACACGACCAAGCTGGAGGCCGCGCTCGTGGATGCCTATGAGGCTATTGTCGGCCACAGCGCCCAGCCCAGCAGCCCGGAACGCATTTTTATTGCATGGGTCGCAAGCATCATTTTGCAGGAAAGGGTGTATCTGAACCATGCGGGAAACCAGAACATACCGAGCCGCGCCGAGGGCGCGAACCTTGATGCCCTGGGCGAGTTGTTCTACCAGCATACGCGCCCGGCCGCGACCTCCTCCACCGTGACGATGCGGTTTAATATCAGCGAGGCGCAGACCAGCGCTGTGCTGATCCCGAAAGGTACGCGCGTGAGCAATGGGCAGAATATGTTCTGGGCTACCGTGGAGGACCGCTACATTGCAGCCGGGCAGACCCACGGCGATGTGACAGCCGAGTGCATGACTGCCGGCACAGCGGGAAACGGCTACCTTGCAGGCCAGATCGCCACCATTGTGGATGTGTTCGACTACTACACCAGCTGCACCAACCTGACCGAGAGCGGCGGCGGCAGCGATGCCCCCACCGATGACGAGTTCTACGAGCAGCTGCGCCAGAGTGAGGACAACTATTCCACTGCCGGGCCGAAAGGCGGCTACATTGCCAAGGCCAAAGCCGTGAGCAATGACATTGCCGATGTGCTGCCCAACAGCCCGACCCCCGGCGAGGTGCGCATCTATGTTCTGATGGAAGACGGCACGATTGCCGGGCAGGAAGTAAAGAATGCCGTGCTGGCTGCCTGCAACGCCGATGAAACCCGCCCGCTGACCGACCATGTACTGGTGGAAGACCCCGAAACGGTGGAGTACGATATTGACACGACCTACTATCTGAACCGCGGCGGCCCGTCTGCCGCTGATGTGCAGAGCGAGGTCAACGCCGCCGTGGATGCCTATGTGAAATGGCAGGCCGGCAAGCTGGGCCGGGACATCAACCCCAGCGAACTGACCCACCGTATGATGGTGAACGGTGTAAAGCGCGTTGTTATCCGCAGCCCTGTCTACACAGAGCTGCGCAGCGGCAATGTGGCTACCGATGCCAGCGGGCGTGTGGCGCTGGCCGACCTGACGGATACCGTGCCGCAGGTTGGTAAGTTGCGTGGCCGCACCGTGACGAGCGGAGGGTATGAAGATGAGTAA
- a CDS encoding phage tail protein produces MIVGCLGDLIFQVSSDTVLTVSNFVESASTRYAIHQRHNNSACLEYTGMDPDQLTFDIELSEYLGVYPQSAINILWGYIRSGQPVSMVLGRTVYGKWRWVIKSMAIKMKHTDKDGTWTHCTVSVTLMEYLAQ; encoded by the coding sequence ATGATTGTCGGCTGCCTTGGAGACCTTATCTTTCAGGTCAGCTCTGATACGGTGTTGACCGTAAGCAACTTTGTGGAGAGCGCATCCACCCGGTACGCCATCCACCAGCGCCACAACAACAGTGCCTGCCTCGAGTACACCGGCATGGACCCCGACCAGCTCACCTTTGATATTGAGTTGTCCGAGTATCTGGGCGTGTATCCGCAGAGTGCCATCAACATACTGTGGGGCTACATCCGCAGCGGACAGCCGGTATCCATGGTGCTGGGCCGGACCGTGTACGGGAAATGGCGCTGGGTAATCAAGAGTATGGCCATCAAGATGAAGCACACCGACAAGGACGGAACATGGACGCACTGCACCGTCAGTGTGACCTTGATGGAATATCTGGCGCAGTAA